The Nitrosospira lacus genome window below encodes:
- a CDS encoding complex I subunit 4 family protein: MGILSAILWTPAIGALILALISGRDADIARYLGNLFAGFTFLLTCYLLFHYDPHNAGLQFNEYFSINPKVGSAYALGVDGLSVPMVVLATLLTSIALLASSSIVVGVKGYHISILLTEFGMLGVFLAQDWSLFYIFWEITLIPMFFLIDRWGGKRRQTASLNFVLYTMGGSIFMLVSLIAVYQYVPEHVSLMSAMSHVSENMPKDQQVWAFLGFLIGFGVKMPIFPLHGWLPLAHVEAPSPVSILLSGILLKMGAYGLLRAVVILPAAAQTLQSLLVFLALFGMIYGGLLAWRQSDLKAMVAYSSISHMGIVLLGISTLNETGFTGAVLQMSAHGLIAGALFLVVGLLYDRTHTRNIQDYSSLVQVMPRFAFFTTITLLAAMGMPGTVGAVAELHAMVGGFQQWGGLMVFFSLAILISTAYAIRTVGLLFTGPVKPQMKQIEDLRPPELLALGILVSGIVLFGLLPASLIDLSTATISQMNSLVRLKILGG; this comes from the coding sequence ATGGGGATTTTGAGTGCAATTCTCTGGACCCCCGCAATTGGTGCCCTGATCCTGGCACTGATCTCCGGCCGGGACGCCGATATAGCCCGCTATCTCGGGAATCTATTTGCCGGCTTCACTTTTTTACTTACCTGTTACCTGCTTTTTCATTACGACCCGCACAACGCCGGTCTGCAGTTCAACGAATATTTTTCCATCAACCCCAAAGTCGGCAGTGCGTACGCATTGGGCGTCGACGGCTTATCCGTTCCGATGGTGGTTTTGGCCACGCTGCTTACTTCCATAGCACTACTCGCTTCTTCCAGCATTGTCGTCGGCGTCAAGGGATATCACATCAGCATACTGCTGACCGAATTCGGCATGCTGGGCGTGTTTCTTGCCCAGGACTGGTCTCTCTTTTATATTTTCTGGGAAATCACCTTAATTCCGATGTTTTTTTTGATCGACCGCTGGGGTGGCAAGCGGCGGCAGACGGCAAGTCTTAATTTTGTGCTGTATACGATGGGCGGTTCGATTTTTATGCTGGTCAGCCTGATCGCGGTGTATCAATACGTGCCGGAACATGTCTCCCTGATGAGCGCGATGAGTCATGTATCCGAAAACATGCCCAAGGATCAGCAAGTTTGGGCATTCCTCGGTTTCCTGATCGGCTTCGGCGTCAAGATGCCGATTTTCCCTCTTCACGGCTGGTTGCCGCTGGCTCACGTTGAAGCGCCTAGCCCGGTCAGTATCCTGCTATCCGGCATATTGCTGAAAATGGGAGCATACGGCTTACTCCGAGCGGTGGTCATCCTGCCGGCGGCCGCCCAGACTCTACAATCCTTACTCGTCTTTCTGGCTCTGTTCGGCATGATCTATGGCGGTTTGCTGGCCTGGAGGCAAAGTGATCTTAAAGCCATGGTCGCCTATTCTTCCATCAGTCACATGGGCATTGTCTTATTGGGGATTTCCACATTAAATGAAACGGGGTTTACCGGCGCGGTCTTGCAAATGAGTGCTCACGGGCTGATTGCGGGTGCATTATTTCTGGTGGTGGGTCTGCTTTATGACCGCACCCATACCCGCAACATCCAGGATTACAGCTCGCTGGTTCAGGTCATGCCGCGTTTCGCATTTTTTACCACCATAACGTTGCTGGCCGCAATGGGCATGCCAGGAACGGTCGGAGCAGTGGCGGAACTACACGCCATGGTTGGTGGTTTTCAGCAATGGGGCGGCTTGATGGTGTTTTTCAGCCTGGCTATTCTGATCAGTACCGCTTATGCGATCCGTACCGTAGGCCTGCTGTTCACCGGCCCGGTGAAACCGCAGATGAAACAGATTGAAGATTTGAGACCGCCCGAACTGCTGGCGCTGGGCATTCTGGTTTCTGGAATAGTCCTGTTCGGCCTGCTGCCCGCGTCCCTGATTGATTTGTCAACAGCAACCATCTCGCAGATGAACAGCCTGGTCAGGCTAAAAATTCTAGGGGGTTAG
- a CDS encoding sodium-dependent bicarbonate transport family permease, with amino-acid sequence MATIQPVVLFFILGVLAGVLKSDLKIPEALYKSLSIFLLIAIGFKGGVSMAKYEIMEVLPIALSMVVLAALIPLTAYPILKKLGKFNQADSGAIAAHYGSVSAVTFAVGIAFLDGIKETSEGYMVLIMALMEIPALVTGTILARRGAGGSTQWGKLMHEILTGTSIFLMVGGVIVGYYAGMVKLVSPLDKMFMDLFMGVLALFLLEMGLLASARLSAIRAKGPFLLAFGILFPLTAGFFGAFLGALFSLSLGGTMMLAVLYASCSYIAAPAAMRIAVPEADPAVSIGASLGVTFPFNIFVGVPIYFEMAKFFKAMF; translated from the coding sequence ATGGCGACCATACAACCAGTAGTGCTATTCTTCATCTTGGGGGTTTTAGCCGGCGTGCTGAAATCCGACCTCAAGATCCCCGAGGCTTTATATAAAAGCCTTAGCATCTTCCTGTTGATCGCCATCGGTTTCAAGGGTGGGGTGTCGATGGCCAAGTACGAGATCATGGAGGTGCTGCCCATCGCCCTGTCGATGGTTGTGCTCGCGGCGCTGATACCACTGACGGCCTATCCCATATTGAAGAAGCTGGGGAAATTCAATCAGGCCGATTCCGGCGCTATTGCGGCCCACTACGGTTCGGTGAGCGCGGTGACCTTTGCGGTTGGCATTGCCTTCCTGGATGGTATCAAGGAAACGTCCGAAGGTTACATGGTCCTGATCATGGCGTTGATGGAGATACCGGCGCTGGTGACCGGCACCATCCTCGCGCGGCGTGGCGCTGGGGGCTCTACCCAGTGGGGCAAGCTGATGCATGAGATCCTGACTGGGACAAGTATTTTTCTGATGGTTGGCGGGGTCATCGTCGGCTACTACGCTGGAATGGTAAAACTTGTCTCGCCGCTGGATAAGATGTTCATGGACCTGTTCATGGGCGTGCTGGCCTTGTTCCTGCTGGAAATGGGCTTGCTGGCATCAGCGCGGTTATCGGCAATCAGGGCAAAAGGGCCGTTCCTGCTCGCATTCGGCATACTATTCCCATTAACGGCCGGGTTCTTTGGCGCATTCCTGGGCGCTTTATTCAGTTTATCCCTGGGTGGCACCATGATGCTCGCTGTGCTGTACGCCAGTTGTTCCTACATTGCGGCTCCCGCAGCCATGCGCATCGCGGTGCCGGAAGCGGATCCAGCAGTGTCGATCGGCGCTTCTCTGGGGGTGACCTTCCCGTTCAACATATTCGTCGGAGTGCCGATCTACTTTGAAATGGCGAAATTTTTCAAAGCAATGTTTTAA
- a CDS encoding PG0541 family transporter-associated protein yields MNATIAMKRLEIVIDEEKLEDLIALLNEVGVRGYTFLRQASGLGSRGTRRPDDIFFEQTNAMMILACEEKQAERLVTTLRPRLKEFGGMCLISDCAWVIGPAVSY; encoded by the coding sequence ATGAATGCCACGATAGCTATGAAACGGTTGGAGATCGTAATTGATGAGGAAAAGCTCGAAGACCTGATAGCCTTATTGAATGAGGTCGGCGTGCGGGGCTATACATTCCTCAGGCAAGCTAGTGGGCTTGGCTCGCGTGGTACACGGCGCCCTGACGATATTTTTTTCGAACAAACCAACGCCATGATGATTCTCGCCTGCGAAGAAAAGCAGGCGGAGAGACTTGTTACGACACTTCGCCCGAGGTTAAAGGAGTTTGGTGGGATGTGTCTGATTTCGGATTGCGCATGGGTGATAGGACCCGCA